In Acidaminococcus fermentans DSM 20731, one genomic interval encodes:
- a CDS encoding Fur family transcriptional regulator encodes MDKKGSPLDARQLIRRAGLKCTQARLQVLAMLLDQREVLSADEIYQKLLQTGATLNFSTVYRILESFTEKKLTEKVLLPQSRKYGFLLYTLSHTHHLICLGCHKVVNIDGCPLHGFEEDLAQKTHFEIVGHYLELYGYCEECRKKAL; translated from the coding sequence ATGGATAAGAAGGGATCCCCCCTGGATGCCCGGCAGCTGATCCGCCGGGCCGGGCTGAAATGCACCCAGGCCCGGCTCCAGGTGCTGGCCATGCTCCTGGACCAGCGGGAAGTGCTCAGTGCCGATGAAATCTACCAGAAACTGCTCCAGACAGGGGCCACCCTGAATTTTTCCACGGTGTACCGGATCCTGGAAAGTTTCACGGAAAAGAAGCTGACGGAAAAGGTCCTGCTGCCCCAGAGCCGGAAATACGGGTTCCTGCTGTACACCCTCAGCCATACCCATCATCTGATTTGCCTGGGCTGCCACAAAGTAGTGAACATCGACGGCTGCCCCCTCCACGGCTTCGAGGAAGATCTGGCCCAAAAGACCCATTTCGAAATCGTGGGCCATTATCTGGAACTGTACGGATATTGTGAGGAATGCAGGAAAAAGGCGCTGTGA
- a CDS encoding metal ABC transporter permease, which yields MFEYAFMRNALAVSLLISLICPLIGTFLVLRRYSMIGDALSHASLAGVATGLLFHANPILSAFCLTSFFGLLIEVLREKFRRYAELTLVIVLSLSVGIAITIISSGLVHANVDSFLFGSILTVSQGEVTTVAILTVISLLAIFGLFPQLVLLSFDEDGARILGVKARAINYVFSILVAATISVSIRIVGILVISSLIALPVATALQLHQGFKKTMALAVLFSFLDVMAGLVVSYYLGAAPGGITAIVSVVLLLLVLLFQSRSQKRQVRHG from the coding sequence ATGTTTGAGTATGCGTTTATGCGGAATGCCCTGGCGGTATCCCTGCTGATTTCCCTGATCTGTCCCCTGATCGGTACCTTCCTGGTGCTCCGGCGCTATTCCATGATCGGAGATGCCCTGAGCCACGCCTCCCTGGCCGGGGTGGCCACCGGGCTCCTGTTCCATGCCAACCCCATCCTCAGTGCTTTCTGCCTGACTTCCTTCTTCGGTCTCCTCATTGAAGTGCTCCGGGAAAAATTCCGCCGGTATGCGGAACTGACCCTGGTGATTGTCCTGTCCCTGTCCGTGGGCATTGCCATTACCATCATCAGTTCCGGTCTGGTCCATGCCAATGTGGATTCCTTCCTGTTCGGCAGCATCCTCACCGTCAGCCAGGGGGAAGTGACCACCGTGGCCATCCTTACCGTGATCTCCCTGCTGGCCATTTTCGGCCTGTTCCCCCAACTGGTGCTCCTGTCCTTTGACGAAGACGGCGCCCGGATCCTGGGAGTGAAAGCCCGGGCCATCAACTACGTGTTCTCCATCCTGGTGGCCGCCACCATTTCCGTTTCCATCCGGATCGTGGGGATCCTGGTGATCAGTTCCCTGATCGCTCTGCCGGTGGCCACCGCCCTCCAGCTCCATCAGGGCTTCAAAAAGACCATGGCCCTGGCGGTCCTGTTCAGCTTCCTGGACGTAATGGCCGGTCTGGTGGTCTCCTATTACCTGGGTGCAGCGCCAGGCGGGATCACCGCCATCGTTTCCGTCGTGCTGCTCCTGCTGGTGCTGCTGTTCCAGTCCCGGAGCCAGAAACGGCAGGTGCGCCATGGATAA
- a CDS encoding metal ABC transporter ATP-binding protein — translation MLQISHLSFAYEQGPYLLHDLSMEIHDGDYVAIVGENGSGKSTLVKLILGLLTPSSGTISTTFRRPAYVPQPTDMVNKQFPITVREVLDYTRQVLRIKDREATDRALAKMHIEPLQDHLIGALSGGQYQKVMIAKALLGKPDLMIFDEPSTGMDLKSQDDLYPLIHQLNETQGITVVTVEHNLRYAAHNASSFFHVVRGQGHFCTPQEYIREYLAENGGDCAHV, via the coding sequence ATGCTTCAGATTTCTCATCTGTCCTTTGCCTATGAGCAGGGACCTTACCTTCTCCATGACCTGTCCATGGAAATCCATGACGGGGACTATGTGGCCATTGTGGGAGAAAACGGCAGCGGCAAAAGCACCCTGGTGAAGCTGATCCTGGGTCTCCTGACACCCAGCAGCGGAACCATTTCCACCACCTTCCGCCGGCCCGCCTACGTGCCCCAGCCCACGGACATGGTCAACAAACAGTTCCCCATTACCGTCCGGGAAGTGCTGGACTACACCCGGCAGGTCCTCCGGATCAAAGACCGGGAGGCCACGGACCGGGCCCTGGCCAAAATGCACATCGAACCCCTCCAGGACCATCTGATTGGAGCCCTTTCCGGAGGCCAGTACCAGAAAGTGATGATTGCCAAAGCCCTGCTGGGAAAACCGGATCTGATGATCTTCGACGAGCCCTCCACCGGCATGGATCTGAAAAGCCAGGATGATCTCTATCCCCTGATCCACCAGCTGAACGAAACCCAGGGCATTACGGTGGTGACCGTGGAACACAATCTCCGGTACGCCGCCCACAATGCTTCCAGCTTCTTCCATGTGGTCCGGGGCCAGGGCCATTTCTGCACCCCCCAGGAATATATCCGGGAATATCTGGCGGAAAACGGAGGTGACTGCGCCCATGTTTGA
- a CDS encoding metal ABC transporter substrate-binding protein has protein sequence MKRIVLLLLAGLLTLFAGCGGKKAPAKTAEGRLPVVASFYAMKEITEAIGGDKVAVTTLIPEGTEPHEFQPTTRSMKDLSRARVLVLQGLGMEPWAEDMVKAAENPGLVQVTAARDVAPIANEDAEEIREHGQYDPHAWLSPSCAQVEAAAIVRGLSQADPDNAAYYQANGEKFIGRLRQLEKTYKEKFQSVPRKDFVTGHAAFAYLCRDFGLEQNSVEGVFASGEPNARQLAKLVEYCREHQVNTIFTEAAVSPKTSQALAREVGAKVVPIHTLEGGEGEGNYLQQMEENLARIYESLK, from the coding sequence ATGAAACGGATTGTATTGTTGCTGTTGGCGGGGCTTTTGACTCTTTTTGCCGGGTGCGGCGGGAAAAAGGCCCCGGCCAAAACGGCGGAAGGCAGGCTGCCGGTGGTGGCCAGCTTTTATGCCATGAAGGAAATCACGGAAGCCATTGGGGGGGACAAGGTGGCGGTGACCACCCTGATCCCGGAAGGGACGGAACCCCATGAATTCCAGCCCACCACCCGGAGCATGAAGGATCTGAGCCGGGCCCGGGTACTGGTGCTCCAGGGGCTGGGAATGGAACCCTGGGCGGAAGATATGGTGAAAGCGGCGGAAAACCCCGGTCTGGTCCAGGTTACGGCAGCCCGGGATGTGGCCCCCATTGCCAATGAAGACGCGGAGGAGATCCGGGAACACGGCCAGTATGATCCCCATGCCTGGCTGAGCCCCTCCTGTGCCCAGGTGGAAGCAGCGGCCATTGTCCGGGGGCTGTCCCAGGCGGATCCGGACAATGCGGCCTATTACCAGGCCAATGGGGAAAAATTCATCGGACGGCTGCGGCAGCTGGAAAAAACCTACAAAGAAAAATTCCAGTCCGTTCCCCGGAAAGATTTCGTCACCGGTCATGCGGCCTTTGCCTACCTGTGCCGGGATTTCGGGCTGGAACAGAACAGCGTGGAAGGGGTCTTTGCCTCCGGGGAACCCAATGCCCGGCAGCTGGCCAAACTGGTGGAATACTGCCGGGAACACCAGGTGAACACCATCTTCACGGAAGCAGCGGTCAGCCCCAAGACCAGCCAGGCCCTGGCCAGGGAAGTGGGGGCGAAAGTGGTGCCCATCCATACCCTGGAAGGGGGAGAAGGGGAAGGGAACTATCTGCAGCAGATGGAAGAGAACCTGGCGCGGATTTATGAGAGTTTGAAGTAG
- a CDS encoding response regulator transcription factor, protein MDNYSVLLVDDDPKLLDLLVNYFTKEQFTVLAARDGEEALRIFRKEQPQLLVLDLMLPKIDGRDVCRTIRQDSTVPIIMLTARDAEFDRLMGLELGADDYVTKPFSMRELVARVRALLRRTYGAYGQQKEGAPETVIRAGTLELDLDRHILRRKEEGDGWKPIELTPIEFNLLEVLMKSPGHVYNRLQLMENSHGFAFDGYERTIDAHIRNLRRKIEPDTKNPRYILTVYGIGYKFGG, encoded by the coding sequence ATGGACAACTACTCTGTATTGCTGGTGGACGATGATCCCAAGCTGCTGGATCTTCTGGTCAACTACTTCACAAAGGAACAATTTACGGTGCTGGCTGCCCGGGACGGGGAGGAAGCCCTGCGGATCTTCCGGAAGGAGCAGCCCCAGTTGCTGGTGCTGGACCTGATGCTGCCCAAAATCGACGGCCGGGACGTGTGCCGGACCATCCGGCAGGACAGTACCGTCCCCATTATCATGCTCACCGCCCGGGATGCGGAATTCGACCGGCTCATGGGACTGGAACTGGGGGCGGATGATTATGTGACCAAGCCTTTCAGCATGCGGGAACTGGTGGCCCGGGTCCGGGCCCTGCTCCGGCGGACCTACGGGGCTTACGGGCAGCAGAAGGAAGGAGCCCCGGAAACGGTGATCCGGGCCGGGACTCTGGAACTGGATCTGGACCGGCATATCCTCCGGCGGAAGGAAGAGGGGGACGGCTGGAAGCCCATTGAACTGACCCCCATTGAATTCAATCTGCTGGAAGTCCTTATGAAAAGCCCTGGTCATGTGTACAACCGGCTCCAATTAATGGAAAACAGCCATGGATTTGCCTTTGACGGGTATGAACGGACCATTGATGCCCATATCCGGAACCTGCGGCGGAAAATCGAGCCGGATACGAAAAATCCCCGGTACATCCTGACGGTGTACGGCATCGGCTACAAATTCGGAGGATGA
- a CDS encoding sensor histidine kinase, which produces MHFHSVRNKMMLSTFLLILVCALIVIAICNQQMETHFFQYLQDPSALAGQQGGENCGQGLGMGRGMMGGGMGMGGMRRRMMMGAAERTFVESYHKSLWWIGFLFAGIGLVVSYFLSGNITRPLRQLSQAAEKIRQGELKQEVPVETGDEVGQLASVFNQMSAELAANESNRQELLANIAHELKTPLAVLQGHLESMLDGVEQPEPDKLFSMQEEVMRLTRLVGDLRDLSLAQVHQLELHLQPVDLGEKTERSAEMLEPLLEEKKLHFKKELAPDLPVRQLDPDRMNQILYNLITNAIRYTTPGTAILLKTEGAGEKVRLTIADEGPGIPPEDLPHVFEQFYRGEKSRNRASGGSGIGLSLAKSFVEAQGGHIEARNRPQGGAEFVVEV; this is translated from the coding sequence ATGCATTTTCACAGCGTGCGGAACAAGATGATGCTCAGCACTTTTCTGCTGATCCTGGTCTGCGCCCTGATCGTCATTGCCATCTGCAACCAGCAGATGGAGACCCACTTTTTCCAGTATCTCCAGGATCCCTCCGCCCTGGCCGGGCAGCAGGGGGGAGAAAACTGCGGTCAGGGACTGGGCATGGGAAGGGGCATGATGGGCGGCGGCATGGGTATGGGAGGCATGCGCCGCCGGATGATGATGGGAGCGGCGGAACGGACTTTTGTGGAATCCTACCATAAATCCCTGTGGTGGATCGGGTTCCTGTTCGCCGGAATCGGGCTGGTAGTGAGTTACTTCCTGTCCGGGAACATCACCCGGCCCCTGCGGCAGCTCTCCCAGGCGGCGGAAAAAATTCGCCAGGGGGAACTGAAGCAGGAGGTGCCGGTGGAAACCGGGGATGAAGTGGGCCAGCTGGCTTCCGTGTTCAACCAGATGTCCGCGGAACTGGCCGCCAACGAAAGCAACCGACAGGAGTTGCTGGCCAATATCGCCCACGAGCTGAAAACGCCTCTGGCGGTGCTCCAGGGCCATCTGGAAAGCATGCTGGACGGGGTGGAACAGCCGGAGCCGGACAAACTGTTTTCCATGCAGGAGGAAGTCATGCGGCTGACCCGGCTGGTGGGGGATCTGCGGGACCTGTCCCTGGCCCAGGTCCATCAGCTGGAACTCCATCTCCAGCCGGTGGATCTGGGGGAAAAGACGGAACGGTCGGCAGAAATGCTGGAACCCCTGCTGGAGGAGAAAAAACTCCATTTTAAGAAGGAACTGGCTCCGGATCTGCCGGTACGGCAGCTGGATCCGGACCGGATGAACCAGATCCTGTACAACCTGATCACCAACGCCATCCGGTATACCACCCCGGGGACGGCCATCCTGCTGAAAACGGAAGGGGCAGGGGAAAAGGTGCGGCTGACCATTGCCGATGAAGGGCCGGGGATCCCGCCGGAAGATCTGCCCCATGTGTTCGAACAGTTCTATCGGGGGGAGAAATCCCGGAACCGGGCCTCCGGGGGCAGCGGCATCGGGCTGTCCCTGGCCAAAAGCTTCGTGGAAGCACAGGGCGGGCATATAGAAGCCAGGAACCGGCCCCAGGGCGGGGCGGAGTTTGTGGTGGAGGTATAG
- a CDS encoding DUF6803 family protein: MVMTNYMDLLAANQPWNLILFMVIPVVLAESLVATEFYTTYYNGKAAGWKAWNHRLGIAAGVYFALVVLYLLVNVVPGIHWKGWADQLAIVAYLLGIVPLGAIALMEMGVTGKHLTEQQRTLRHFGLLIGFLVVSHVAMVFGMVDPTITGWQPMPAQMHQMDHMGHM, from the coding sequence ATGGTTATGACGAATTATATGGATCTTTTGGCGGCCAACCAGCCCTGGAACCTGATCCTCTTTATGGTGATCCCGGTGGTGCTGGCGGAATCCCTGGTGGCTACAGAATTCTATACCACTTATTACAACGGCAAGGCGGCTGGCTGGAAGGCCTGGAACCACCGGCTGGGAATTGCCGCCGGGGTGTATTTTGCCCTGGTGGTGCTGTATCTCCTGGTGAACGTGGTGCCCGGGATCCACTGGAAGGGCTGGGCGGATCAGCTGGCCATCGTGGCCTATCTGCTGGGGATTGTTCCCCTGGGAGCCATTGCCCTGATGGAAATGGGGGTCACCGGGAAGCACCTGACGGAACAGCAGCGGACCCTGCGGCATTTCGGCCTTTTGATCGGATTCCTGGTGGTCAGCCATGTGGCCATGGTGTTCGGCATGGTGGATCCCACCATCACCGGCTGGCAGCCCATGCCGGCGCAGATGCACCAGATGGATCATATGGGACATATGTAA
- a CDS encoding type 1 glutamine amidotransferase domain-containing protein: MILTAMLALPLGALSAQAAPVKGRILVIASSEGTLELANHTRMSTGFFLNELAVPTEYLAQKGWEIVLATPEGKDPIMDQGSNDKKFFQDKETERARAEAFVNGLKPISFQQAIQGGLDRYDALFIPGGHAPMGSLMENQDLGTILKDFHAKEKPTALICHGPAAALAALPDPAGYRKALVDRDVRSVLALGKGWIYEGYAMTALSDAEEWPGEVAKGTEMPFHLEQALQLAGGKIQVQGINQSHVVKDRELITGQNPASDLELAKALEKALKK; this comes from the coding sequence ATGATACTGACTGCCATGCTGGCTCTGCCCCTGGGTGCACTGTCCGCCCAGGCAGCCCCGGTCAAAGGCCGGATCCTGGTGATTGCCTCCAGTGAGGGAACCCTGGAGCTGGCCAATCACACCCGGATGTCCACCGGATTCTTCCTGAACGAACTGGCCGTCCCCACAGAATACCTGGCCCAAAAAGGCTGGGAAATCGTCCTGGCCACCCCGGAAGGGAAGGATCCCATTATGGACCAGGGATCCAATGACAAAAAATTTTTCCAGGACAAAGAAACTGAACGGGCCCGGGCGGAAGCCTTCGTCAACGGCCTGAAGCCCATTTCCTTCCAGCAGGCCATCCAGGGCGGACTGGACCGGTATGATGCCCTGTTCATTCCCGGTGGCCATGCCCCCATGGGCAGCCTGATGGAAAATCAGGACCTGGGGACCATCCTGAAGGATTTCCACGCCAAAGAGAAGCCCACTGCCTTGATCTGCCACGGGCCGGCTGCTGCCCTGGCAGCCCTGCCGGATCCCGCCGGCTACCGGAAAGCTCTGGTGGATCGGGACGTAAGGAGTGTCCTTGCCCTGGGCAAGGGCTGGATCTACGAGGGCTATGCCATGACCGCTCTTTCTGATGCGGAAGAATGGCCCGGTGAAGTGGCCAAAGGAACGGAAATGCCCTTCCATCTGGAACAGGCTCTCCAGCTGGCCGGTGGAAAGATCCAGGTCCAGGGCATAAACCAGAGCCATGTGGTCAAAGACCGGGAACTGATCACCGGACAGAATCCGGCCTCCGATCTGGAACTGGCCAAAGCACTGGAAAAAGCATTGAAGAAATGA
- a CDS encoding winged helix-turn-helix transcriptional regulator encodes MNEKKYNCPVEAALSQLGGKYKAIILYYLMTESVLRFSQLQRHIPRATAKMLTQQLRELEGDGLIHRTVYPVVPPKTEYTLTDRGESLRPIIMAICNWGREYMAGTF; translated from the coding sequence ATGAACGAAAAGAAATACAACTGTCCGGTAGAAGCGGCCCTGAGTCAGCTGGGGGGAAAATACAAAGCCATCATCCTGTACTACCTGATGACGGAATCCGTGCTCCGTTTCAGCCAGCTCCAGCGCCACATCCCCCGGGCCACCGCCAAGATGCTCACCCAGCAGCTGCGGGAACTGGAAGGGGATGGACTGATCCACCGCACCGTCTATCCGGTGGTCCCGCCCAAAACCGAATATACCCTCACAGACCGGGGAGAATCCCTCCGTCCCATCATCATGGCTATCTGCAACTGGGGCCGGGAATACATGGCCGGCACTTTTTAA
- a CDS encoding flavin reductase family protein codes for MQKDIGAVMGLYPTPVTIVGTVAEGRVNWLPVAHVGVVEHTRFLISVDKAHEFSVRGIETNGTVSVSLVNRDILAAADYCGLHKGAQEDKSQVFPHHFDEVEGAPIPDNAPLVMTCRVIRKVEVGQFNNYILEPVHTYVEERYLNERNKPDYAKMRPILFEFRNALYLETGDVAGRCWQIGREFQVRR; via the coding sequence ATGCAAAAAGATATCGGTGCGGTGATGGGGCTGTATCCTACCCCGGTAACCATCGTGGGAACTGTGGCGGAAGGACGGGTGAACTGGCTGCCGGTGGCCCATGTGGGCGTGGTGGAGCATACCCGGTTCCTGATCAGTGTGGATAAGGCCCACGAATTTTCCGTACGGGGAATCGAAACCAACGGGACGGTATCCGTCAGCCTGGTGAACCGGGACATCCTGGCGGCGGCCGATTACTGCGGCCTGCACAAAGGCGCCCAGGAAGACAAGTCCCAGGTGTTCCCCCATCATTTCGACGAGGTGGAAGGGGCGCCCATTCCGGACAATGCCCCCCTGGTGATGACCTGCCGGGTTATCCGGAAAGTGGAGGTGGGACAGTTCAACAATTATATCCTGGAACCAGTCCACACCTATGTGGAGGAACGGTATCTGAACGAACGGAACAAACCGGATTATGCCAAAATGCGGCCCATCCTGTTCGAGTTCCGCAATGCCCTCTATCTGGAAACCGGGGATGTGGCCGGCCGGTGCTGGCAGATTGGACGGGAATTCCAGGTCCGGCGGTAG
- a CDS encoding LysR family transcriptional regulator yields MDNKDILLLKTLYEEKNITHTAKRLFLSQPALTDRLKRLEAEFGCTLFLRQPRGIQFTSEGELLYRFFLQMESSYQKIRDSLSDARIHPAGTLSIACSNVFAKYHMPRILTQFRKIYPRIEIHMKSGFSHDRYRDFLEGKYHICIVRGDHNWNEEKRLLWQDPLCAFSREPLNMDLLPSYPYIHYVTDPLLQNVLDDWWYAHYRKPPLTIIETDAMDTCLKMVQEGLGFTLLSRSCGQDTPRITPTVLTTLEGKPLLRETWMFYRKNYRHLASVRAFVEFMEEKY; encoded by the coding sequence ATGGACAACAAAGACATCCTGCTGCTGAAAACCCTGTACGAGGAAAAGAACATCACCCATACCGCCAAGCGGCTGTTCCTGTCCCAGCCCGCGCTCACGGACCGGCTGAAACGGCTGGAGGCGGAATTCGGCTGTACCCTGTTCCTCCGCCAGCCCCGGGGCATCCAGTTCACTTCAGAAGGAGAACTGCTGTACCGGTTCTTCCTCCAGATGGAATCCTCCTACCAGAAGATCCGGGACAGCCTGTCCGACGCCCGGATCCATCCGGCAGGGACCCTTTCCATCGCCTGCTCCAACGTATTTGCCAAATACCACATGCCCCGGATCCTGACTCAGTTCCGGAAAATCTACCCCCGGATCGAGATCCACATGAAAAGCGGCTTCAGCCATGACCGGTACCGGGATTTCCTGGAGGGAAAGTACCATATCTGCATTGTCCGGGGGGACCACAACTGGAACGAGGAAAAACGGCTCCTGTGGCAGGATCCCCTCTGCGCCTTCAGCCGGGAGCCCCTGAACATGGACCTGCTGCCCAGCTATCCCTACATCCACTATGTGACCGATCCCCTGCTCCAGAACGTGCTGGATGACTGGTGGTACGCTCATTACCGGAAGCCCCCCCTCACCATCATCGAAACCGATGCCATGGATACCTGCCTGAAGATGGTCCAGGAAGGACTGGGGTTTACCCTGCTCTCCCGGAGCTGCGGCCAGGATACCCCCCGGATCACCCCCACCGTGCTCACCACCCTGGAAGGGAAGCCCCTGCTCCGGGAAACCTGGATGTTCTACCGGAAAAATTACCGCCACCTGGCCAGTGTCCGGGCCTTTGTGGAGTTTATGGAGGAGAAGTACTAA